One genomic segment of Pongo abelii isolate AG06213 chromosome 13, NHGRI_mPonAbe1-v2.0_pri, whole genome shotgun sequence includes these proteins:
- the BRD3OS gene encoding putative uncharacterized protein BRD3OS, translating into MSGRVPLAEKALSEGYARLRYRDTSLLIWQQQQQKLESVPPGTYLSRSRSMWYSQYGNEAILVRDKNKLEVSRDTGQSKFCTIM; encoded by the coding sequence ATGAGTGGCCGCGTCCCCCTGGCAGAGAAGGCCTTGTCTGAAGGTTACGCCCGCCTCCGGTACAGGGACACCTCCTTGCTCATctggcagcagcaacagcagaagTTGGAGTCGGTGCCACCTGGGACGTACCTGAGCAGGAGCCGAAGCATGTGGTACTCACAGTATGGAAATGAGGCCATCTTGGTCCGAGACAAAAACAAGCTCGAGGTCTCTAGGGACACAGGGCAGTCCAAGTTTTGCACAATTATGTAA